A single region of the Candidatus Marinarcus aquaticus genome encodes:
- a CDS encoding MFS transporter, translating into MPIKKFTQHLNERLQNEEDARACKAIEERACRVVPGNYFLTLISYFFNTLADSIANAKVVIPWIMQTLNAPVFLISFLVPIRESGAMLPQLFIGAYIRQKPIRKWVWVLGALLQALTMGGIALVAYTLEGMVAGYAIIALLLLFSLARGLSSVAAKDVLGKTIPKKRRGKLTGVSSSFAGLVVIVLGAYLLFVGEKPFSPENFAVLLCLAGLCWILAAIFYGNITEYPGETEGGGNAAAIAIKKISLLKTDKMFRLFVISRALFLSSVLSAPFFIILAQEYTNSNTYLLGFFILANGLSALLSAPFWGNFADLSSRKVMIVGAMITSVLGVILFCIDLLAPHWFANIWFMPILYFFLSIGYHGIRVGRKTYVVDMAEGNKRTDYVSVSNTLIGFILLLTGFVGSLNAIMSISSIILTLSIVGFIGVYLTYKLPEVQEEE; encoded by the coding sequence ATGCCCATTAAAAAATTTACTCAACATCTCAATGAACGTTTACAAAACGAAGAGGATGCACGCGCATGTAAAGCGATAGAGGAGCGTGCTTGTCGTGTGGTTCCTGGCAACTACTTTCTTACACTCATAAGCTACTTTTTCAACACGCTGGCTGATTCCATTGCTAATGCAAAAGTGGTCATCCCTTGGATCATGCAAACACTCAACGCCCCTGTTTTTTTGATCAGTTTTTTAGTACCCATTCGTGAATCAGGTGCCATGCTTCCACAACTTTTTATTGGGGCTTACATACGACAAAAACCCATACGTAAATGGGTATGGGTGTTAGGTGCCCTATTACAAGCATTGACTATGGGTGGAATTGCCTTGGTTGCTTATACACTTGAAGGCATGGTTGCAGGGTATGCCATCATTGCTTTATTACTTCTGTTTTCTTTAGCACGAGGTTTGAGTTCCGTTGCAGCCAAAGATGTCTTAGGAAAAACCATTCCTAAAAAAAGACGTGGAAAACTCACAGGTGTATCAAGCAGTTTTGCAGGTTTGGTTGTGATTGTATTGGGTGCATATTTGCTTTTTGTTGGTGAGAAACCCTTCTCACCTGAAAACTTTGCAGTGCTACTATGTTTAGCGGGACTTTGTTGGATATTGGCTGCAATTTTTTATGGAAACATCACAGAGTATCCTGGAGAAACAGAGGGTGGAGGCAATGCAGCCGCGATTGCTATAAAAAAAATTTCACTGCTTAAAACCGATAAAATGTTTCGTCTGTTTGTCATCAGTCGAGCATTGTTTTTATCTTCTGTGTTAAGTGCTCCCTTTTTTATTATCTTAGCACAAGAGTACACCAACTCCAATACCTATTTGCTTGGGTTTTTCATTCTAGCCAATGGTCTATCGGCTCTTCTTTCGGCTCCTTTTTGGGGAAACTTTGCAGATTTATCCAGCAGAAAAGTGATGATAGTTGGTGCCATGATTACCTCTGTGTTAGGTGTGATTCTGTTTTGCATTGACCTTTTAGCACCACACTGGTTTGCCAATATTTGGTTTATGCCCATATTGTATTTCTTTTTAAGTATTGGTTATCATGGTATTCGTGTGGGAAGAAAGACCTATGTGGTTGATATGGCCGAAGGGAATAAACGTACAGATTATGTCTCTGTGAGCAATACTCTTATTGGTTTTATTCTGCTTTTAACAGGTTTTGTTGGAAGTTTAAATGCCATCATGAGTATCAGTTCAATTATTCTGACACTTTCCATTGTCGGTTTTATTGGGGTCTATTTAACCTATAAACTGCCCGAAGTTCAAGAAGAGGAGTAA
- a CDS encoding GGDEF domain-containing protein encodes MNTNKKITLIIFSMVTLLTLIIVALVAIGSRESGYESAKKRAYLTADIVKNALTSHMVNGNMDQRNVFLNSLERMKELDELWVVRSSTVSKQFGVSSLANEIPRDTTDEKVLKTGKEEIVINESLQRATLRITIPYIASSLDKPNCLSCHDAKEGEVLGAISVKFDIQEDRLSSIAILLNIIVIVVLFLIFILIFISRKIKPYTSSFDSITKTLKMVHEGNYSVRAKEGALKEDKEASMWLNELIEKLETVLTGIEKNLTAFVHNRSINVNNDKLLTAKEIIEDISEIYHFKKTIETDISREDIYYRLVQVLKDKLLVNHFFIFENDLTKDERKLIYKTEGDTACCNITNDVKELCRAERTDIIVSSENFPEVCRMADCNSCKDYVCIPFSINEQKSVTIHILCKDNECLKHVKYQIGIIKKYLEETKPILESRMLMDVLRERNLIDGLTGLYNRKYLDEFIDKKMPMELELGHTYAIMFLDIDYFKMVNDTYGHDAGDAILQKLAKTMKESISENEVIIRFGGEEFLIVMKNPTEESALELAQTINAEFAKLVFNFNNESFSKTVSIGYSFFPKDTDQIWKCIKFADLCLYEAKETGRNKVIRFKPELLKNANKEEY; translated from the coding sequence ATGAACACCAATAAGAAGATTACTCTGATTATTTTTTCAATGGTAACATTACTGACATTGATTATAGTAGCACTGGTTGCAATTGGTTCACGTGAAAGTGGATACGAAAGTGCTAAAAAGCGTGCCTACTTAACAGCCGATATTGTCAAAAATGCTTTAACTTCACACATGGTGAATGGAAACATGGATCAAAGAAATGTCTTCTTAAATTCGCTTGAACGTATGAAAGAGCTTGATGAGCTATGGGTCGTACGTTCTTCAACGGTGAGCAAACAGTTTGGTGTTTCATCATTGGCCAATGAAATTCCACGAGACACTACAGATGAAAAAGTTTTAAAAACTGGAAAAGAGGAGATTGTAATTAATGAGTCCTTGCAACGAGCAACGCTTAGAATCACCATTCCTTATATCGCTTCATCTTTAGATAAACCCAACTGTCTTTCATGTCATGATGCCAAAGAGGGAGAGGTCTTAGGAGCCATCTCTGTTAAATTTGATATTCAAGAAGACCGTCTTTCAAGCATTGCCATTTTACTTAATATCATTGTGATTGTGGTTCTTTTTTTGATTTTCATTCTGATTTTTATCAGCCGAAAAATCAAACCATATACCTCTTCGTTTGACTCAATTACTAAAACGTTAAAAATGGTTCATGAAGGAAACTATTCTGTACGAGCCAAAGAGGGAGCGCTTAAAGAGGATAAAGAGGCTTCTATGTGGCTCAATGAACTCATTGAAAAACTTGAAACGGTATTGACTGGAATTGAGAAAAACCTAACGGCATTTGTGCATAACCGTTCCATCAATGTCAATAATGACAAACTGCTTACAGCCAAAGAGATTATTGAAGACATTTCAGAGATTTACCACTTCAAAAAAACCATTGAAACTGATATTTCACGAGAAGATATCTACTATCGATTGGTGCAAGTACTCAAAGACAAACTGCTTGTAAATCACTTCTTTATTTTTGAAAATGACTTAACCAAAGATGAAAGAAAGCTGATTTATAAAACTGAAGGGGATACGGCGTGTTGTAATATCACCAATGATGTAAAAGAGCTGTGTCGAGCAGAGAGAACCGATATCATCGTCTCATCTGAGAACTTCCCTGAAGTGTGTCGAATGGCAGATTGCAATTCTTGCAAAGATTATGTCTGTATTCCGTTCTCTATCAATGAGCAAAAAAGTGTGACTATTCATATTCTGTGCAAAGACAATGAGTGTTTGAAACATGTGAAATACCAAATTGGTATCATTAAAAAATATCTTGAAGAGACCAAACCTATTTTAGAGAGCCGAATGCTCATGGATGTCTTACGAGAGCGAAACCTCATTGATGGTTTAACCGGTCTTTATAACCGTAAATATCTGGATGAATTCATTGACAAAAAAATGCCAATGGAGTTGGAACTTGGACATACCTATGCCATCATGTTCTTAGATATTGACTACTTTAAGATGGTCAATGACACCTATGGACACGATGCAGGAGATGCTATTTTACAAAAATTAGCTAAAACGATGAAAGAGTCTATCAGTGAAAATGAAGTCATCATTCGTTTTGGTGGAGAAGAGTTCTTAATTGTTATGAAAAATCCAACTGAAGAGAGTGCGTTAGAATTGGCTCAAACCATTAATGCTGAATTTGCGAAGTTGGTCTTTAACTTCAACAATGAATCATTCAGTAAAACAGTCAGTATTGGATACTCTTTCTTTCCTAAAGATACCGATCAAATCTGGAAATGTATCAAGTTTGCTGATCTGTGTTTATACGAAGCAAAAGAGACCGGACGAAACAAAGTCATTCGATTTAAACCAGAACTTCTTAAAAATGCGAACAAAGAAGAGTACTAA
- the hisA gene encoding 1-(5-phosphoribosyl)-5-[(5-phosphoribosylamino)methylideneamino]imidazole-4-carboxamide isomerase, translating into MDILPAIDLKDGQAVRLSKGLMESAKIYSDEPWQVAKRFEELGSKWLHIVDLNGAFAGEPANLEQIKKIRENCNLKIELGGGIRDEETIKMYVDLGVDRLILGSIAVKNPQFVKDMAAKYPIAVGIDAMNGMVAVEGWAEVSSMKATDLAQEFAHAGVQAIICTDISKDGMLCGVNVEFTHSIAQASGVDTIASGGVKDIQDIINCKNNGEIAGVIVGKAFYEGTLDLEEAFKLL; encoded by the coding sequence ATGGATATTTTACCGGCGATTGATTTAAAAGATGGACAAGCCGTTCGATTAAGTAAAGGGCTCATGGAGAGTGCTAAAATTTACAGTGATGAACCGTGGCAAGTCGCAAAACGATTTGAAGAGTTAGGAAGCAAATGGTTGCATATCGTAGATTTAAACGGTGCCTTTGCAGGAGAACCAGCAAACTTAGAGCAAATTAAAAAAATTCGAGAAAACTGTAATTTAAAAATCGAACTGGGTGGTGGTATTCGTGATGAAGAGACCATTAAAATGTATGTTGACTTAGGTGTTGACCGTCTGATTTTAGGTTCAATTGCTGTAAAAAATCCACAGTTTGTAAAAGACATGGCAGCCAAATACCCCATTGCTGTTGGAATTGATGCCATGAATGGTATGGTTGCTGTTGAAGGATGGGCAGAAGTATCAAGCATGAAAGCAACCGATTTAGCACAAGAGTTTGCCCATGCAGGCGTGCAAGCAATTATCTGTACAGATATCAGCAAAGATGGAATGTTGTGCGGTGTCAATGTTGAATTCACACACAGCATAGCACAAGCAAGCGGCGTGGATACCATTGCAAGTGGTGGCGTAAAAGATATTCAAGATATTATCAACTGCAAAAACAATGGCGAGATTGCAGGAGTGATTGTGGGAAAAGCTTTCTATGAGGGTACGCTTGATTTAGAAGAGGCATTTAAGCTTTTATAA
- a CDS encoding TIGR01777 family oxidoreductase — protein sequence MKTIAISGASGFVGTHIKEYFTPLGYEVVGISRSDLSNEQQLQEKIAKSDVVINLAGANIIHRWSDSYKELLYHSRIDTTQKIVDAIKKVENKPAVLISTSAVGIYSNEQVNSEEDFKYGDNFLTNVCKQWEEEAFKAKEDTRVCIFRFGIVLGKDGGALQTMLPPFKFGVGGTIGDGSQYFSFIHIEDLLRAYEFIITHAQHNGIFNLGAPEPTTNKGLTKALGKTLHRPTLFPVPQFALQLIYGEGASVLTDGQSMVPKHLLDCGFEFKYHNIEQTIENLLGE from the coding sequence ATGAAAACGATTGCAATCAGTGGCGCTTCAGGATTTGTAGGAACTCATATTAAAGAGTATTTTACCCCTTTAGGGTACGAAGTGGTGGGTATTTCACGAAGTGATTTATCCAACGAACAACAATTGCAAGAGAAAATTGCCAAAAGCGATGTAGTGATAAATCTTGCAGGTGCGAATATCATTCATCGATGGAGTGACTCCTACAAAGAGTTGCTTTATCACAGTCGAATTGATACCACACAAAAAATTGTGGATGCGATTAAAAAGGTAGAGAATAAACCCGCTGTGTTGATTTCAACATCGGCTGTGGGTATTTACTCGAATGAACAAGTCAATTCAGAAGAGGATTTTAAATACGGTGACAACTTCTTAACCAATGTATGTAAACAGTGGGAAGAAGAAGCTTTTAAAGCCAAAGAGGATACAAGAGTATGTATCTTCAGATTTGGCATTGTATTAGGAAAAGATGGCGGCGCACTTCAAACCATGTTACCGCCATTTAAATTTGGTGTGGGTGGTACTATTGGGGATGGAAGTCAATACTTCTCATTTATTCATATAGAGGATTTACTTCGAGCCTATGAGTTCATCATCACACATGCACAACATAATGGGATTTTTAACTTAGGTGCGCCAGAACCAACAACCAACAAAGGTTTGACCAAAGCCTTAGGCAAAACGTTGCATCGACCAACACTCTTTCCTGTACCGCAGTTTGCACTGCAACTGATTTATGGAGAGGGTGCAAGTGTATTAACCGATGGACAAAGCATGGTTCCAAAACATCTGTTAGATTGTGGATTTGAGTTTAAATATCACAACATAGAACAAACCATAGAAAATTTATTAGGAGAGTAG
- the hisH gene encoding imidazole glycerol phosphate synthase subunit HisH — protein sequence MIGIIDYNMGNLASVYNACHLLDAKAHIVRDPNELKNYNRIILPGVGAFGDAMEHLKSTGMQEAVMQFAQTGKPMLGICLGMQLLFDASQEFGLNKGLGLIEGQIVLFDKSQMHEDSKIPHMGWNTIQNRNSMLFHGLENPYLYFVHSYHVDTPDENVIGYTEYGYKFASAVNKDNIYGIQPHPEKSHDNGLRILKNFMSIK from the coding sequence ATGATTGGAATTATTGACTATAACATGGGAAACTTAGCCAGTGTGTATAACGCCTGTCATCTTTTAGATGCCAAAGCGCACATTGTACGAGATCCCAATGAATTAAAAAACTATAACCGAATTATTTTACCAGGAGTAGGTGCATTTGGTGATGCGATGGAGCACTTAAAAAGTACAGGTATGCAAGAAGCCGTCATGCAGTTTGCACAAACAGGAAAACCCATGCTTGGTATTTGTTTGGGCATGCAACTGCTGTTTGACGCTTCACAAGAGTTTGGTCTGAATAAAGGTTTGGGTCTCATTGAAGGACAAATTGTGCTGTTTGATAAATCACAAATGCACGAAGATTCGAAAATTCCTCACATGGGATGGAACACCATCCAAAACAGAAACAGCATGCTGTTTCATGGATTAGAGAATCCATACCTTTACTTTGTACACTCATATCATGTAGACACTCCCGATGAAAATGTCATTGGCTACACTGAATATGGGTATAAATTTGCAAGTGCCGTGAATAAAGATAATATTTACGGTATTCAACCCCACCCTGAGAAATCACATGATAATGGATTAAGGATTTTAAAGAACTTTATGTCCATTAAATAA
- a CDS encoding ComF family protein, with protein MRCISCQTFSFNIICKSCQKRLFTPNLYKKELAKNFFVYSFYNYEEIEELIQSKYYFHGDRVYNILAQLSFKKFAQTFTYDKTIHAIPIDDHTLHDFSQTALLTKYLKSEFIKPKYNQLKATNQVKYAGKDLKYREENPRKFVYKGLPYQEVILVDDLITTGTTLLEARKTLLKHKVTPLFALTLSTFIQ; from the coding sequence ATGAGATGTATCAGCTGCCAAACTTTCTCTTTTAACATCATTTGTAAAAGCTGTCAAAAAAGGCTTTTTACGCCCAACTTGTACAAAAAAGAGTTGGCTAAAAACTTTTTTGTTTACTCCTTTTATAATTATGAAGAGATAGAGGAACTTATACAGAGCAAATACTACTTTCATGGTGATCGGGTTTATAACATATTGGCTCAACTCTCATTTAAAAAGTTTGCTCAAACATTTACTTACGACAAAACCATTCACGCCATTCCTATAGATGATCATACACTGCATGACTTTTCTCAAACGGCACTTTTAACAAAATATCTAAAATCTGAATTCATCAAACCCAAATACAATCAACTCAAAGCGACCAATCAGGTTAAATATGCAGGAAAAGATTTAAAATACAGAGAAGAAAATCCAAGAAAATTTGTCTATAAAGGTTTACCTTACCAAGAGGTTATTTTAGTGGATGATTTAATCACCACAGGCACCACACTTTTAGAAGCACGGAAAACCTTACTTAAACACAAAGTTACTCCCCTGTTTGCTTTAACCTTATCAACATTTATACAATAA
- a CDS encoding methyl-accepting chemotaxis protein, producing MLSFKSLKSKFLAYILSTLIILFLIVTIVLSNIISNRSVQESKKGFQASADHISIAFKSLDSNLHNVMNDFMRVFKSYLPYEYEIFPEEIQKVGSIDAPAFFNGDVLLNNNFLPLESFTKRTGVIATVFARMGDDFVRVSTTLEKDDGTRAFGTMLGNKSPALKPILNKETFYGKVKLFGKDYYVVYEPIIEKGEVIGIMFIGYDFTSVLESLKEDIKKIKINEQGYAFMMDNKGTLLIHPSLEGQNVLETKDDQGRFTFKEMISGEDRFMEYNFKGEPKLAYVKHLKGFNAILVVTDGAEDVYSFSKEATMVIAIAFIVTLIVITLLLVILSSKIVETPLKKLNDGLSQFFAFLNQESSNVSALEINGEDEFAQMSTVINHNIEQTQLLLSQDRALIEEVTTVVSKIKEGDFTQRVNSTTHNKSLEQLKNQLNEMLDVTSHNVCSDVNQLKALLLKFKALDFTQRVKNDKGLVAQGLNDLAEIINEMLVENKSMGIQLGKSSTQLLDNMSQLNDSTNDAAANLEETSAALEQITGNIRQNSQNVTKMATLSQNVLTSANDGEKLANETTVSMDDINEQVTLINEAISVIDQIAFQTNILSLNAAVEAATAGEAGKGFAVVAQEVRNLAARSAEAAKEIKEIVENATLKATSGKEIASKMIEGYTTLNQNITQTIDLISDIEMASKEQLQGIEQINDAVNSLDKQTQENAAIANQTNDVAERANVIAKTVLDNANAKEFIGKNDIK from the coding sequence ATGCTTTCTTTTAAATCATTAAAATCGAAATTTTTAGCATACATTTTATCAACGTTAATTATTTTGTTTTTAATTGTAACGATTGTCTTATCAAATATTATTTCAAATCGTTCAGTACAAGAATCAAAAAAAGGGTTTCAGGCCAGTGCAGATCATATCTCTATTGCTTTTAAAAGTTTAGACAGCAATTTACACAATGTCATGAATGACTTTATGCGTGTTTTTAAGAGTTATTTGCCGTATGAGTATGAGATTTTCCCCGAAGAGATTCAAAAAGTAGGGAGCATAGATGCCCCCGCTTTTTTTAATGGAGACGTGCTTTTAAATAATAACTTTCTTCCTTTAGAAAGTTTTACAAAACGTACAGGGGTTATTGCCACAGTCTTTGCGCGAATGGGGGATGATTTTGTTCGTGTCTCAACAACTTTAGAAAAAGATGATGGTACACGTGCTTTTGGAACCATGTTGGGAAATAAATCTCCGGCACTCAAACCCATTTTAAATAAAGAGACTTTCTATGGAAAAGTGAAACTTTTTGGAAAAGATTATTATGTGGTCTATGAACCGATTATTGAAAAAGGTGAAGTGATTGGTATTATGTTTATTGGGTATGATTTTACGTCTGTTTTAGAATCATTGAAAGAGGATATTAAGAAAATTAAAATTAATGAACAGGGTTATGCTTTTATGATGGATAATAAAGGGACACTGCTTATTCATCCAAGCCTTGAAGGTCAAAATGTCTTAGAAACAAAAGATGACCAAGGTCGATTTACTTTTAAAGAGATGATTTCAGGTGAAGATCGATTTATGGAATACAATTTTAAAGGAGAACCTAAACTGGCGTATGTTAAACATTTAAAAGGGTTTAATGCGATTTTAGTTGTAACCGATGGGGCTGAAGATGTCTACTCTTTTAGTAAAGAGGCGACAATGGTTATTGCCATTGCCTTTATTGTTACACTCATTGTTATTACACTGCTTTTAGTGATACTTTCATCAAAAATTGTTGAGACACCATTGAAAAAACTCAATGATGGTTTATCTCAATTTTTTGCATTTTTAAACCAAGAGAGTTCAAATGTCTCTGCGTTAGAAATAAATGGAGAAGATGAGTTTGCACAAATGTCAACGGTGATCAACCACAACATTGAACAAACACAATTGCTTCTGTCTCAAGACAGAGCATTGATTGAGGAAGTGACAACAGTGGTCTCTAAAATCAAAGAGGGGGATTTTACTCAAAGAGTGAACTCTACAACGCATAACAAAAGTTTAGAACAACTCAAAAACCAACTCAATGAGATGTTGGACGTAACCTCACACAACGTGTGCAGTGATGTGAATCAACTCAAAGCGCTGTTACTTAAGTTTAAAGCCCTTGATTTTACACAACGTGTGAAAAATGATAAAGGGTTAGTCGCTCAAGGACTCAATGATTTAGCTGAAATCATCAATGAGATGTTGGTTGAAAATAAATCCATGGGGATTCAACTGGGAAAAAGTTCAACACAGTTATTGGATAACATGAGTCAACTCAATGATTCCACCAATGATGCGGCAGCTAACTTAGAAGAGACTTCAGCCGCTTTAGAGCAAATCACAGGCAATATCAGACAAAACTCACAAAATGTTACAAAAATGGCTACGTTGTCTCAAAACGTATTGACTTCAGCTAATGATGGTGAGAAATTGGCCAATGAAACAACGGTCTCTATGGATGACATCAATGAGCAAGTGACGTTGATCAACGAAGCGATTTCAGTCATTGACCAAATTGCATTCCAAACCAATATTCTCTCCCTCAATGCTGCAGTGGAAGCAGCCACTGCAGGAGAAGCAGGGAAGGGCTTTGCAGTGGTGGCACAAGAGGTACGAAACCTCGCCGCACGTTCAGCAGAAGCCGCCAAAGAGATTAAAGAGATTGTAGAAAATGCGACACTCAAAGCCACTAGTGGTAAAGAGATAGCTTCAAAAATGATTGAGGGGTACACAACACTTAATCAAAACATTACACAAACAATTGATTTGATTTCAGATATTGAGATGGCTTCTAAAGAGCAACTTCAAGGGATTGAGCAAATCAATGATGCGGTGAACAGTTTGGATAAGCAAACCCAAGAGAATGCAGCCATTGCAAATCAGACGAATGATGTCGCTGAAAGAGCGAATGTGATTGCAAAAACTGTTCTTGATAATGCCAATGCCAAAGAGTTTATTGGTAAAAATGACATCAAATAA
- a CDS encoding TonB-dependent siderophore receptor, with protein sequence MQKKVFSIVAASFIFFPNIMYSAEIKTNDTVSLSDVTIVSGSDGNEQSYYKTEASSATRTGTPLLETPQSVQIVTGEVLDDFNLVSLNETLDYASGISRQNNFGGVWDNFSIRGFSGHENTGISLLKNGFADNRGFNAPRDAANIETIEVLKGPSGSLYGNTEPGGTINIVTKQPKFSNENSITTMVGSDDFYRVSADITGPLSESFAYRLNVAAEKKKSFRDYIESERYVVAPSFLWEFNDTTYLSYMGEYIRQEAPFDRGIVAFDGDLDGVDHKTFFGNPTDEKMILENYTHQLKLEHQFSDNWSAKVGLAYKTGDFKGTGTEVKPFVNVTSDSVMLRSRYRDYESKDIAFQADIKNVSTIGGVQNTLLFGVESYRYEQDSLLYTLNNSLRMDNIRSNPTYTTLATGKGSLSKDENQVQKGAAFFAQDEVAFSDSWRLLVGLRYDEIDTHLKNYKNDTSSSQNDYALSPRIGLTYMINSNWSWYATSGKSFRPNSGVDVNGNTFEAEEGISLETGLKFESDDKDIGASLALYRIDKENVLTGSDPNGVYSIAAGEVRSQGIEFDIGGQITSNVKINANYTYTDAKVTKDAGGAVDWWSGAVVNLEDKQLSNVPKHSGALLLMWEENISNSSSYGIGSNIVYVGKREGNYINSFTLPDYITVGLTSYWQASKNLKVKLNINNIFDEEYIASSYDRSWLTPGSPRSFALSMNYKF encoded by the coding sequence ATGCAGAAAAAAGTTTTTTCTATTGTAGCTGCATCGTTTATATTCTTTCCCAATATAATGTATTCAGCAGAGATAAAAACTAATGATACCGTTTCTTTATCTGACGTAACCATTGTAAGTGGTTCTGATGGCAATGAACAATCTTATTATAAAACAGAAGCTTCTTCGGCGACTCGTACAGGTACGCCTCTTTTAGAAACACCACAATCGGTTCAAATTGTTACAGGAGAAGTGTTAGATGACTTCAATCTGGTCAGCCTTAATGAGACTTTAGATTATGCCAGTGGAATATCACGACAAAACAATTTTGGAGGAGTCTGGGACAATTTTTCTATCAGAGGGTTTTCAGGACATGAAAACACAGGAATAAGTCTACTTAAAAATGGGTTTGCTGATAACAGAGGATTTAATGCTCCTCGTGATGCAGCGAATATTGAAACAATAGAAGTTTTAAAGGGACCATCGGGTTCTCTTTATGGAAATACTGAACCTGGTGGAACAATAAATATTGTTACAAAACAACCAAAATTCAGTAATGAAAATTCAATTACAACAATGGTTGGAAGTGATGATTTCTATAGAGTATCAGCAGATATAACGGGACCATTAAGTGAATCTTTTGCTTACAGATTGAATGTTGCTGCAGAAAAGAAAAAAAGTTTCCGTGATTATATTGAAAGTGAAAGATATGTCGTAGCACCTTCATTTCTTTGGGAATTCAATGATACTACCTATTTATCATATATGGGTGAGTATATCCGACAAGAAGCTCCTTTTGATAGAGGGATAGTTGCTTTTGATGGCGATCTTGATGGTGTTGATCATAAAACATTTTTTGGAAATCCAACAGATGAAAAGATGATACTTGAAAACTATACGCATCAGTTGAAGTTAGAGCATCAGTTTTCAGACAATTGGAGTGCAAAAGTTGGTTTGGCTTATAAAACAGGAGATTTTAAAGGAACAGGTACGGAGGTAAAACCTTTTGTAAATGTTACAAGTGACAGTGTGATGCTTCGTTCTCGATACAGAGACTATGAGTCTAAAGATATTGCTTTTCAAGCAGATATCAAAAATGTTTCAACCATAGGTGGGGTTCAAAATACTCTTTTATTTGGTGTGGAGTCTTATCGTTATGAGCAGGATTCTTTATTGTATACCCTTAATAACTCTTTAAGAATGGATAATATACGAAGTAATCCAACATACACTACGTTAGCAACAGGGAAAGGAAGCTTAAGCAAAGATGAAAATCAAGTGCAAAAAGGAGCAGCATTTTTTGCACAAGATGAAGTGGCTTTCTCGGACTCTTGGAGGTTATTGGTTGGTTTGAGATATGATGAAATTGATACTCATTTAAAGAACTATAAAAATGACACTTCTTCTTCTCAAAATGATTATGCTTTATCTCCTAGAATAGGATTAACTTACATGATTAACTCCAATTGGTCTTGGTATGCCACTTCTGGAAAATCTTTCAGACCAAACTCGGGAGTAGATGTGAATGGAAACACATTTGAAGCAGAAGAAGGAATCTCTTTAGAGACTGGTTTAAAGTTTGAATCAGATGATAAAGACATAGGTGCAAGTCTCGCTTTATATAGAATTGACAAAGAGAATGTTTTAACAGGCTCTGATCCCAATGGTGTGTACTCTATTGCCGCAGGTGAAGTAAGAAGTCAAGGTATAGAATTTGATATTGGAGGACAAATTACTTCAAACGTAAAAATCAATGCGAACTATACCTATACAGATGCAAAAGTGACTAAAGATGCAGGCGGTGCCGTTGATTGGTGGAGTGGTGCCGTTGTTAATTTGGAAGATAAACAGTTGTCAAATGTTCCTAAGCACAGTGGAGCACTTCTTCTTATGTGGGAAGAAAACATATCCAATAGCTCTTCTTATGGCATTGGAAGTAATATTGTTTATGTTGGGAAAAGAGAAGGGAATTATATCAACAGTTTTACTTTACCCGATTATATTACGGTGGGATTAACTTCGTATTGGCAAGCAAGTAAAAATTTAAAAGTTAAATTAAATATTAATAATATTTTTGATGAAGAGTATATCGCAAGCAGTTATGACCGTTCATGGTTAACACCTGGTTCGCCAAGAAGTTTTGCATTAAGCATGAATTATAAATTTTAA